CTCTGATGATGCTGTCTTGTTCTGAAGACACTATCACTCAGCTCATTTACTCTACTTTCAATGCTTTTTTCATGATTGGCACcttcctctttattctttgctCCTATGCTCTGGTGATTCTGACTGTGCTGTGGATGCCCTCACGGGCTGGCAAGCACAAGGTTTTCTCTACTTGTGCTTCTCATTTGGCAGTTGTCGTCCTGTTTTATGGCTCCATTATGGTGATGTATATTTGTCCTGGATCAGGACACCCAGtgaaaattcaaaaattcattatcttattttattctgtgaTAACACCCCTCTGCAGTCCTTTAATATATAGCCTCAGGAACAAGGAGATGAAGACTGCCTTAAGGAAAGTCTTTGGGACTGAAATACCtgcctataaaatataaatcagaagtCAGAGAGAGCCAAGATCCACCACAACCTATCTTAATAAGATATGAGGCAAGATAATTTTCTATAGAATTCAATAATTTTTGTTAGGGAACTGTTACAATAAAGCCCACCATCATCTTAAATATCCCTCACTGCATGACGGGTTAGTTTTCTTTAATGAATAAAACTGTcttagtctcttcaacaaatggtgttgggaaaactggacaaccacatgcagaagaatggaatcgaccactttcttacaacatacacaaacataaactcaaaatggatgaaggaccatatcagataaagggctagaatccaaaatctataaagaacttaaccaaactcaacacctgaagaacaaataatccaatcaagaaatgggcagaagacatgaacagacatttctgcaaagaagacatccaaatgtccaatagacacatgaaaatatgctccacatcacttgtcatcatggaaatacaaatcaaaaccacactgagataccacctcataccagtcagaatgtctaaaattaacaactcaggaaacaacagatgttggtgaggttgcagagaaaggggaaccctcctacactgttggtgggaatgcaaactggtacagccactctggaagacaggaTGGGAGTTCGCCAAAAAGaagacacttgtgatgagcactaagtgttatatgtaagtaatgaatcattacattctactccagaaaccaattttcatatattttaactcacaaaatttaaattaaaaaagaacaaaaataaataaaaataaaataagggacaCCTGTTTGGATCAGtaagttaagcacctgcctttcattcaggtctgtttcccagggtcctaggatcaagtcctgcatcaggttcctttttcagtggggagactgcttcttcctctgcctgcttctccctctgcttgtgctttctctttctgtctctgacaaataaatataatctttaaaaaaataaataaataaaaataaaaaagtctaaCCAACACTAGACTTGCAACAAAAGGAGTTAAATCCTGGCTAATGTTTGGCCCTTTATATTTAGCATCTATCTTAATCCTATTGGAGATAGACAATAGTcacaaaattccttttttatttttatgagctaattttttataaattttttattatgttatgttagtcaccatacagtacacccttagtttttgatatagtgttccatgattcattatttgcatataatacccagtgctccatgaaatacatgccatccttaatacccttcaTTGGCCTataccaatcccccacccccgtcccctctgaagccctcggtttgtttcccagagtccattgtctctcgtggttcattccacCTTCTCTTTACCCtccttcgttcttcccttccttctcctactgatccccctgctattccttatgtcctataaatgagtaaaaccatatgataattgtatttctctgcttgacatatttcacttagcataatctcctccagtcccgtccatgttgctgcaaatgttgggtaattgttctttcttatggctgagtaatatttcattgtatatatggaccacatcttcttaatccattcatctgttgaagggtatcttggctccttccacaatttagctattgtggacaatgcttctatgaacattggggtgcatatggcccttctcttcactacatctgtatctttggggtaaatgcccagtagtgcaattcctggatcatagagtagctctatttttaactttttaagggacctccacactgttttccaaagtggctgtaccaactcacattcccaccaacactgtaagagggatcccctttctccacatcctctacaacatttgttgtttctagCCTTGTccattttggccattctaactggtgtaaggtggtatctcaatgtggttttgatttgaatttccctgatggctaatgatgttgaacattttttcatgagtctgttagtcatttgtatgtcttcattggaaaagtgcctgttcatatcttctgcccattttctgatttgattatttgtttctcatgtattgagtctgagaagttctttgtagatcttggataccagtcttttatctatagtgtcacttgcaaatatcttctcacattctgtgggctgcctcttagattttttgactgtttccttggctgtgcagaagctttttattttgacgaagtcccacaagttcattttttcttttgattctcttgCCTGTGAAGATGTgttatgaaaaaagttgctgtgaccgatgtcaaagaggtcacagcctatgttctcctataagattttgatggattcctgtctcacatcaaggtccttcatccatttggagtttttctttgtgtatggtgtgagagagtggtcaagtttcattcttttgcatatagctatccaattttcccagcatcatttattgaagagactgtcttttttccactggatggtttttcctgctttgtcaaagattagttgctcatagagccgagggtccatttctgggttctctattctgttccattggtctaggtgtctgtttttgtgccaataccatgttgtgtttgtgatcacagctttatagtatagcttgaaatccggcaacgtgatgtccccagctttgttttaccttttcaacaattccttggtgattcagggccttttctggttccacacaaatttaagggctgtttgttccagctctttgaaaaatgtcattggtattttgatcgggatagcattgaaagtgtacattgctctgggtagcatagaaattttaactatgtttattcttcctatccatgagcatggaatatttttccatctttatgtgtcttcttcaatgtctttcaagagtgatctgtagtttccagagtacagatcctttacctctctggttaagttaattctgagatatcgtaagatttttgctgctattgtaaatggaatagattcactaatttctctttcttcagtctcattgttcatgtacagaaatgaaactgatttctgtgcattgattttgtatcctgccacatcactgaattgctctataagttctagtaatttgggggtggagtcttttgggttttcaatatagagtatcatgtcatctgcaaagagggaCAGCTTGACTTCTTTGTCCATTTGAataacttttatccctttttgttgtctcattgctgttgcaaggacttctaatactatgttgaataatattggCAAGAACGGGCATACTTgtggtgttcctgatcttaagggaaaggctctcagcttttccccattgagacagatatttgctgtaggcttttcatagatggtttttatgaaattgaggaatttaccctctatccctacactctgaagggttttaatcaggatagaatgctgtattttgtcaaatgctttttctgtatcaattgagaggatcatatggttcttgtgtcttttcttattgatgtgatctatcacactgatcgatttgcaaatattgcaccacccttgcatcccagggatgaatcccacttggtcatgatggataattcttttaatgtactgttggattctattagcaaggatcttgttgagaatttcggcatccatattcatcagggatataggtctataattctcctttttgatggggtctttgcttggtttggggatcaaggtaatactggcctcatagaatgagtttggtagttttccttctgtttctattttttgaaatagcttcagggagaataagtattatttcttctttgaatgtcaggtagaattccccagggaatccatcaggccctgtactcttgtttttggggaggtttttgatcactggatgaatctcttcatgattaattggtctgtttaaataataaatttcttcctgtttcagacttgatagtttataggtttccaggaaagcatccatttcttccaggttgttgaatttattggcataaagctgttgataaaagtttctaatgatccttcctatttcattggtgttggttgtgatctctcccctttcattcataattttattaatttgagtcttttctttattcttttgagtaagcctggccagtggcttatcaatcttatttattctttcaatgaacTAACTTCTAGGTttcttgatctgctctactgtgctcctgatttctaattcactgatctctgTTCTAaacttgatcacctgccttctcgtgcatgagTTAGTCCTGTTCTTCTGTTttagctccagcttcttaaggtgagaatataaaaactgcattttagatttttctattcttttgagtgaggcttggatggctatgtattttccccttaagactgcctttgcagtgtcccatgggttttggaccaatgtgttatcattctcattggtttccaaaaattgcttaatctcatttttaattccctggtttacccaatcattcttgagcaggatggttcttagtttccaagtgttggAGAtccttccaaaattttccttgtgattgagttccaatttcaaagcatagTGGTCTGAggatatgcagggaataatctcagtcttttggtattggttgagacctgttttgtaacccagtatatggtctattctggagaaagttccatgtgcatttgaaaagaatgagtattctgttgttctggggtgtagtgttctgtatatatctatgaggtatatcattcaaagctcttgtttttttgttgattctctgcttaggtgatctgtctattgctgagagtggagtgttgaggtcccctactattaatgtattattatctatatgtctctttattctggttaagagttggcttgtgtatctagctgctcctctgttggaggcatagatatttataattgtcatatctacttgttggatacatcctttaagaataatacagtttccttttgtttctctaactacagtctttagtttaaaatctaatctgtctggtatgagaattgctaccccagctttcttttgaggtccattggcatgaaaaatggttttccatctcttcactttcagtttggatgtatctttaggttcaaaatgagtctcctgtagacagcatatggatgggtcatgtctttttttccaacttgtaaccctgtggcgttttataggaacatttaggccattcacattgagagtgattattgagagagatgattttaatgtcatgttgcctgtgaaatctttgtttctatagattgtaaatttctgttctatatcactcttggggcctttttacttttatagaaccccccttaatatttcttgtagggctggcttgtcacatattctttcagtttctgccagtcttggaaggtccttgtctctccctcaattctgaatgacagccttgctggataaaggatccttggctgcatgtttttctcagttagagctctgaatatgccttgctaacctttcctggcttgccaggtctctgtagacaggtctgacattattctgatgttcctccctctgtaggttaggattctctttcccctggttgctttcaagattgtatccttggatctaatatttgcaaattgcactatcatgtgatgtggtgtaggtctgtcgtcattgatcttgggaggggtcctcactgcctcttggacacgaatgcttgctTCCTTgccagattagagaagttctcagctacaattcattcaaatatctcttctagacctctctttttctccaccccctctgggatgctgatgattctgacattggaacgtttctatgagtcagtaatctcctgtaatctataTTCTTGCAGTTGGATTTTTTGttccaagtttctgttttttccttcttttctatcatcccatcttccaattcactgatttgttcttctgcctcatttaccctggccatcagagcatccagtttagatggcgtttgattcatagcatttttaatttctgcctgattcactctcatttctgcccttagtgattctatattctcgttaatattttcgttaatattttctttttttaagatttatttatttatttgacagagagagacagccagtgagagagggaacacaagcagggggagtaggagaggaagaagcaggctcctaacagaggagcctgatgtggggctcgattccggaaTGCCAAGATCATTCCAGAGCCAAgtgcagacgcttaatgactgcaccacccaggcaccccaacgttaatatttttttcaagcctacacatcatctttttcttttctccaaaatgtattttatatttaaaaatttaaattcagttaattaacatagagtgtattactagtttcagaggtagaggtcagtgattcatcagtcttcttttttttttttttttggcttttgtgtctttttttaaataataatatttctgtattatattatgttagtcactatacagtacatccctggtttttgatgtaaagttccatgattcattagttgtgtataacacccagtgcaccatgcaatacgtgccctccttactacccatcaccagcctgtcccattcccccaccccctcccctctgaagccctcagtttgtttcccagagtccaccaagcctacacatcatcttgaccattgttactctgaactccatttctgacaatatGGTTATATCCACATCCATCAGTTctttggcagaggccacagtctctgtctcctttctttgctgaagaTTCCTCCTactcgtcattctgatgaagagaggttgcagggatgcacagagcccaaattattgaccaggacccaggcagtctgCACTttttttatagggaccttaggggtgtcagcttcttggtttttcagactgccttctgggggaggggcctgccacactgatactcaggcaaccctgtttgggtagagttgcctggtcccctgtgagggggggtggggatgggcacaatgggAACCGGTATATATGGGCTTTTGTTCTccagtggctttccctggtggttttctgtgactcttctgagagagcagcagtggccatatcctagcttCTGTCTCAggacagagagatcgcagtccactctccactgagctctcatggccactttaactctgtttctgtcagtgctgctaaaaaccctacagcgtcctgggttgtgcactccacagccactctcccagcctcgcttccagggctggcacgtctctgtccttcatgcttctaacaccgccagccactcCCGATTCCCGTgcatgctcccaagctccctgtttcagtatggttcaaGCGTGCtctggagcgccggttttcagtcttgTTGCAcacgtgctcctgagctcccggtctcagtctagcTTTCTCCTGGGTGCTGGTCCACaagtctggcctgctccccagtgcaggtggctactgcttccggACAGCCGAGCGCAGcggctccctctgccttccgtttatcttccgatatctgtgcacagattcacagCCCCtgttcgtacctcaatactcagcactggtgATGTTTGTTTgcagagatccagatatatcttcctatATCTctggctgattttgtgggtgttcaggatggtctggtagatatccagctcgattcaggggacctgCTGAATAAAGGTCCCCTAatcctctgccattttttttgACTCCCTGTCACAAAATTCCTAATTCTTATTTTGAGTTTTCTCTGATCTACTACTTAACACTCACCTAAGGCTATtagtttattttgttaaaatccTTAGAGTGAAAGCATGCATCATTCTTTGGAGTTAGAGTGATAAGATCACACCAGCAAGGTTGGACTTTCTCCTACAGAAATCCTTCCTTTTAGTCAGTAACTATCAGTGGAGGAGAATTTGTTGATAGTGTTAATCCCTAAACAAGTTTATGACCTATGTTACACCCTTACAGATTGCTCCAATTCTGAAATACATAGTGGATTTACACTTCTTAAGAAATTCGGTTATGTAAGAGGAGCTcagttttcttaaaagttttttttttttttacattaagcagataattttttaaaatttttatttaaattcaatttagttaacatacagtgtattagtttcaggggtagaatttagtgattcatcagttgcatataatactcaGTTCTCATTACATCCagcaccctccttaatgcctatcacacaattaccctatcccccctctagcaactctgtttgtttcctacagttcagagtatcttatggtttcctctgttttcctcttatttttccatcccttcccctatgttcatctgttttgtttcttaaattccacatgagtgcaATAATgatattagtctttctctgactgacttatttcgcttagcagaATACCTTCTAGCtacatccatgtcactgcaaatggcaagatttcattttttttgatggctgagtaatagtccattgtatatatataccacatctttatccattcatcattaaTTGACTGTTTTTAGAACCATATCctatttcagtatttttgttgTGTGGTGTATTTAAGTATTATCCAAAATGCCCCTCAAGatcatatcttctttaaaaatacataatcgCAACTTTTGAtttgaatatacattttattttaaccattagccatctatttttttcaagtctaactccctaaaatgtaataaaaggcAATAGGGAAATAAGACGCAACTTACGGAGCTACATTTATAGCCTTCAGAGTCATCCTTTTCACAAAGTGAAGTGTGACTGTAACTGGACATCCTTCAGGAAAGAACCAAGGATTTGAGGTTATCTGGACTTAGAGGGGCAGGATTTCTGTGGGTTTCATAACAAAagagaggttttgtttgttctatttcacAGAAGCAAAGTGAACTGAGTGGCTGAGCAGATGCCTGGACAAATtactgataaaaaagaaaaaaaaaacccttaatagAACTTACTCTAAAATATCTTTAATGTAGGTATAAGATGCTAATATTGttctgattattttaattatgattcCCTCTGGGTGCTCATAGTTTATTCATTCTATGGTCATCAATATTTCTTAGTAGgttgggaaaagaaatgaaactgtgtGGTAATGAATAAAATGTGCTGTTGATTCTTTCTAAAGGTGTGTGGTTTCTGCGTTTGTAACCATCTTTCAGGTAACAATTAACAAGGCTCTTTACATATCAGACTTCCCATATCCCAGGAAAACTTTCACCTGATATTTCAGGTTGCTGCCACTTATGGAATGAAATCCAACTTAATTAGTAACTTTTGCTGAATTCAggattttataaattaagaatacTTTgataacaaaatttattttttttccagatttatctAGTTTAAGAGATGAACTATTTATAAGGATACAAATAAAAGTCTATCCTACTCAACAGGTGATTTCTGGTCTTCATAATTTCCCCTCACTCCCCTCAACCACTatcaaaaaattacatatttttcaaacCACATAATAAATTCTTACCTCTTCAAATACTGAGGATAGCCTTTCAGCCCActtcatttatttcaataataCTCACTATTTGACCATTTGTCAGCTGTTAGTCACAGAGATAAATCACTTGTAAATATTATCtccaaattttccaaaatatttttcaaggaataaTCCATGTGCAGTTAATAgaaaagggtggggaggggtctgctcaattaaaaaaaaaaagtcctaggggcacctgggtggctcagtcagttaagcatccaactcctgatttcagctcaggtcatgatatcagggtatgagttcaagccctgtgttgggctctgtgctgggcatggagccttaagattctctctctccatggggcgcctgggtggctcagctggttaagcatctgccttccactcaggtcacgattccagggttctgggatcaagcccagggtcctggatagagccctgcatctagcttcctgctcggtggggagcctgcttctccctctgcccctccccctactcatgcttgcatgtgtgctctgtctctctgaaataaataaaatctgtaaaagaaaaaaattatactctctctccttctgccccgccccccaaaaaagtccTATAATTAAATAAAGCAAGTAATAGGTTACACCAAATTAAGCCTATTCATGAAGACTTCAAGAACATTATAAGCATTATGAatcaccaaaataaatatttttggatggAGCTTTATCCAATTTTGACAGGATAACTTCCTTTTCCCCAAAATCACCTTATTAAGACTATTCCACTGAATATATTTTGGGAATAGTCACCTTATCTATTATATACAACAACCCTATGGACTTGTTATTATCcatgacatgtttttaaaaattggaaaactgcaaatgaaaagatatatcatgctcaaggaaaagaagaattaatattgttaaaatatccatactatccaaagcaatctacaaattcagtataattcctatcaaaatatcagcagcatttttcacaacacttgaagaaataatcctaaaatttgtatggaatcacaaaagaccttggatagccaaagcaatcttgaaaaagtgGTATCCCaaccccagatttcaaaatatactacaaagctatagtataATACTGGCACAAAACCTGACACTAGatgaatggaacaaaataaatagTCCAGAAATAAAGCCCATacttatgtggtcaattaatctacgacAAAGGAGGCATGAATATACAGTGAGGAAAAGAATGGTGTTGGagaaactggacaactacatgcaaaa
This genomic window from Ursus arctos isolate Adak ecotype North America unplaced genomic scaffold, UrsArc2.0 scaffold_6, whole genome shotgun sequence contains:
- the LOC113249082 gene encoding olfactory receptor 11H6-like, producing the protein MYIFLGNFSLLEICYVTTTVPNMLANFLSTSKTISFVSCFTQFYFFSFGCDEGFFLCIMAFDRYLAIRRPLHYPRIMTKQLYTGLVIFGWSGGLILFLTPVVLISQLPFCSPNTINHFLCDPVPLMMLSCSEDTITQLIYSTFNAFFMIGTFLFILCSYALVILTVLWMPSRAGKHKVFSTCASHLAVVVLFYGSIMVMYICPGSGHPVKIQKFIILFYSVITPLCSPLIYSLRNKEMKTALRKVFGTEIPAYKI